A genome region from Marinitoga litoralis includes the following:
- a CDS encoding helix-turn-helix domain-containing protein, protein MLQTYKFRIYPTNEQKEKLNKHFGSTRF, encoded by the coding sequence ATGCTTCAAACTTACAAATTTCGCATTTACCCTACGAACGAACAAAAAGAAAAATTAAATAAGCATTTTGGTTCTACAAGATTTA